The Panacibacter microcysteis genome includes a window with the following:
- a CDS encoding YgaP family membrane protein produces MKKNMGSADKMIRVLLAAVFAVLYFTGTVTGTLGIVMLVVGGVFLLTSFISFCPLYTILGINTCKVKQ; encoded by the coding sequence ATGAAAAAGAATATGGGCAGCGCAGACAAAATGATCCGCGTATTATTAGCAGCAGTTTTTGCTGTATTGTATTTTACCGGTACCGTTACAGGCACATTGGGCATCGTTATGCTTGTGGTTGGCGGGGTCTTCCTGCTTACTTCCTTTATAAGTTTTTGCCCGTTATATACCATACTGGGTATAAACACCTGCAAGGTGAAACAATAG
- a CDS encoding serine hydrolase domain-containing protein translates to MKRNLLLLPAVIFFGLRVTAQVIDKSGKQNASVDYKRLALVDSVINDYVKKDWVKGVVTIVIKDNQLVQYKGYGVQDIDTKKPMPNDAIFRIMSQTKAIASIGLMMLWEKGKFQLDEPIADFIPEFKNPVVLDKFNAADTTYTTVPAKRDITFRDLLTHTSGIDYAAIGSDEMRAIYAKAGIPSGLGKMNMSLLDAIKLLAKQPLKFSPGEQWQYGLNTDVVGCLAEVISGTNLEDYLRENLFEPLGMNDTYFNLPQAKGSRLAQVYTEDDNHQIIKWSHTFRGIDPDYPLMQKTFFSGGAGLSSTAYDYAVFLQMLLNKGKYNGKQILAPRTVEIILSGQLKDGMFGDNNFGLGFQITSQKSAAKEPVNEGSFAWGGYYGTTYWADPKANLVCLLMTQHTPNSHGDLADKFKTLVYASLK, encoded by the coding sequence ATGAAAAGAAATCTCCTTCTTCTGCCTGCAGTAATCTTTTTTGGCCTCCGGGTTACTGCCCAGGTTATTGATAAAAGCGGTAAACAAAATGCTTCTGTAGACTATAAAAGACTTGCACTTGTAGACAGTGTTATCAACGATTATGTAAAAAAGGATTGGGTAAAAGGTGTTGTAACAATCGTAATAAAAGACAATCAGCTGGTTCAGTATAAAGGCTATGGCGTACAGGACATCGATACCAAAAAGCCGATGCCAAATGATGCTATTTTTCGCATTATGAGCCAGACAAAAGCCATTGCAAGCATAGGACTAATGATGTTATGGGAAAAAGGAAAATTTCAGCTGGATGAACCGATAGCAGATTTTATCCCGGAATTTAAAAATCCTGTTGTACTTGATAAATTCAACGCGGCAGACACAACGTACACCACAGTACCTGCAAAACGCGATATTACTTTCAGAGACCTTTTAACACATACTTCAGGTATAGACTATGCGGCTATAGGCAGCGATGAAATGCGCGCCATTTACGCAAAAGCAGGTATTCCATCCGGTCTTGGTAAAATGAATATGAGCCTGCTCGATGCCATCAAACTGCTGGCAAAACAACCCTTGAAATTTAGCCCGGGCGAACAATGGCAATATGGTTTAAATACAGATGTGGTTGGCTGCCTGGCAGAAGTTATAAGTGGTACAAACCTGGAAGATTACTTAAGAGAAAATCTCTTTGAGCCGCTTGGCATGAATGATACATATTTTAACCTGCCACAAGCAAAAGGTAGCAGGCTGGCGCAGGTATACACAGAAGATGATAACCACCAGATCATTAAATGGAGTCACACTTTTCGTGGTATAGATCCTGATTACCCGTTAATGCAAAAAACGTTTTTTAGCGGTGGCGCAGGGCTGTCATCTACAGCATACGATTATGCTGTATTTCTGCAAATGCTGCTGAATAAAGGCAAATACAATGGCAAACAAATACTCGCCCCTCGCACGGTAGAAATAATCTTAAGCGGGCAGTTAAAAGACGGCATGTTTGGCGATAACAATTTTGGTCTTGGCTTCCAGATAACCTCACAAAAGAGTGCAGCGAAAGAACCGGTTAACGAAGGTTCTTTTGCATGGGGTGGTTATTACGGAACTACTTACTGGGCAGATCCAAAAGCCAATCTTGTTTGCCTGTTAATGACACAACATACACCCAACAGCCACGGAGACCTGGCCGATAAGTTTAAAACACTGGTCTATGCAAGTCTGAAGTAA
- a CDS encoding fumarylacetoacetate hydrolase family protein has translation MRLVSYLNEGHDQLAFLVNGNLYNADMVHPDLPSSMNMLLNYWEDSFAAAQLVDRAIKDGRFAQHAIPVDAVELLAPVPFPSSCRDGYAFRQHVETARRNRGAQMIPEFDQYPIFYFTNHHSIQGPGAVKCMPDHFEKLDFELEVAIVISKAGRNIKAADADEYIAGLMIMNDMSARRLQMEEMLLNLGPAKGKDFATVTGPCLVTLDELEQYETAAPENHTGKNWQLGMKCFVNGKQVSDGNLADMNWTFAEIIERCSYGVTLYPGDIIGSGTVGTGCFLELNGTGKLQDAGYQEQWLQEGDVVELEVDGLGKLSNTIVREEEDFSILSLKKNI, from the coding sequence ATGCGCTTAGTATCTTACCTAAACGAAGGCCACGACCAGCTTGCATTTCTTGTAAACGGTAATTTGTATAATGCAGATATGGTACACCCGGACCTGCCTTCTTCAATGAATATGTTGTTGAATTACTGGGAAGATAGTTTTGCTGCTGCGCAGCTGGTAGATAGAGCCATCAAAGATGGCAGGTTCGCGCAACATGCCATACCAGTTGATGCGGTTGAATTACTTGCACCGGTTCCTTTTCCCTCCAGTTGCAGGGATGGCTATGCATTTCGCCAGCATGTGGAAACTGCCCGCAGAAACCGGGGTGCGCAGATGATACCGGAGTTTGATCAGTACCCGATCTTTTATTTTACCAACCACCATAGTATACAAGGCCCGGGAGCAGTAAAATGTATGCCCGATCATTTTGAAAAACTCGATTTTGAACTGGAAGTGGCTATTGTAATCAGCAAGGCCGGCAGGAATATCAAAGCCGCTGACGCAGATGAATACATTGCCGGTTTAATGATCATGAATGACATGAGCGCAAGAAGGTTACAGATGGAAGAAATGCTACTGAACCTTGGCCCTGCCAAAGGAAAGGATTTTGCTACCGTTACCGGCCCATGTCTTGTAACGCTGGATGAACTGGAACAATACGAAACGGCGGCTCCTGAAAATCATACAGGCAAAAACTGGCAATTGGGCATGAAGTGTTTTGTAAACGGTAAACAGGTGAGTGATGGAAACCTGGCAGACATGAACTGGACCTTTGCAGAAATTATCGAGCGTTGCTCTTACGGCGTAACACTCTACCCCGGCGATATTATTGGCAGCGGCACCGTTGGTACCGGCTGTTTCCTCGAACTAAACGGCACGGGAAAACTGCAAGATGCCGGTTACCAGGAACAATGGCTACAGGAAGGTGATGTAGTTGAGCTGGAAGTAGACGGGCTTGGTAAACTAAGCAATACAATTGTGCGGGAAGAAGAGGATTTCTCTATTCTTTCTTTAAAAAAGAATATTTAA
- a CDS encoding c-type cytochrome domain-containing protein encodes MQRARNILFNSTLFLNSLLLFLLVFYSRITVPAWVQVLGRMHPLVLHFPVVLLLLYIVWQLWLSKKPVSVESKNIASLLLVTAAFAAAATALFGLLLSREEGYDADALAWHKYTGVALSFLAFAWAMFDEKITVKKPVAVIMAVCAFVLVLVTGDLGAGITHGENYLLAPVMPKETKPVVALEDAVVYTHMVQPIFDAKCIGCHNSKKAKGELIMETTAQLLKGGKDGALWDSANVDASLLLKRIHLPEEDEKHMPPQGKPQLTQEETNILYYWLKSGANFTAKVTDLQETDSLRMLALALFKPSVEEVYDFAAADEAAIKELSNNNRVIVPLAIGSPALAVDFYNSQNYTSQALKDLLKLKEQLVSVNLANMPVTDDDMGILAQFINLRKLNLNFSKISGKQLDKLSTLQHLKELSLSGTAVTLEDLQPLASVKSLRNVFAWNTAITGAKAKQVKTTYTLQTGFFSDTVVMKLTPPSLQNEVQVITAATPIQLKHYINGVTIRYTLDGSEPDSLNSPVYDKTSVVNTTALVKAKAYKPGWISSDVMQAWFYKSAYTPDSVTLFTQGDALYKGDGGKTLADHVKGDLNFKTNMWLGFNGKPMEAMLIFKQPVKAKSVTVSSLLDAGAYIMPPQAIEVWGGNDPGKLTLLGTVIPKQPTKGEPGALTGYNCSFPETELQYVRVKVKPLPALPAWHPGKGSKAWFFTDEIFVN; translated from the coding sequence ATGCAACGTGCAAGGAATATTCTTTTTAACAGTACACTGTTTTTAAACAGTCTTTTATTATTCCTCCTGGTATTTTACAGCCGCATAACAGTGCCCGCCTGGGTGCAGGTGCTGGGGCGCATGCACCCGCTGGTATTGCATTTCCCTGTTGTATTATTGTTGCTGTACATTGTATGGCAGTTATGGTTATCAAAAAAACCGGTAAGTGTTGAGTCGAAGAACATTGCATCGTTATTGCTGGTAACAGCGGCGTTTGCTGCGGCTGCAACGGCTTTGTTTGGCTTATTGCTTTCGAGAGAAGAAGGCTATGATGCAGATGCACTGGCATGGCACAAATACACAGGCGTAGCACTGTCTTTCCTTGCTTTTGCATGGGCAATGTTTGATGAAAAGATCACCGTTAAAAAACCAGTAGCTGTTATCATGGCTGTATGTGCGTTTGTGCTGGTATTGGTAACCGGGGATCTCGGTGCAGGTATTACACACGGTGAAAATTATTTGCTTGCGCCTGTTATGCCCAAAGAAACAAAACCCGTGGTGGCATTGGAAGATGCAGTAGTGTACACACACATGGTACAACCCATTTTCGATGCTAAGTGTATTGGTTGCCACAACAGCAAAAAAGCAAAAGGTGAGCTGATTATGGAAACCACCGCACAGCTTTTGAAAGGTGGTAAAGATGGCGCACTGTGGGATTCAGCAAATGTTGATGCCAGCTTATTGCTAAAGCGCATTCATTTACCGGAAGAAGATGAAAAGCACATGCCACCCCAAGGCAAACCACAGTTAACACAGGAAGAAACCAATATTCTATATTACTGGCTTAAAAGCGGTGCCAACTTTACCGCCAAAGTTACCGACCTGCAGGAAACAGATTCTTTGCGTATGCTTGCCCTTGCGTTGTTCAAACCATCTGTTGAAGAAGTGTATGATTTTGCAGCCGCTGATGAAGCTGCAATAAAGGAATTGTCCAATAATAACCGTGTTATTGTGCCATTGGCTATTGGCTCTCCGGCACTGGCTGTTGATTTTTATAACAGCCAGAACTACACATCGCAGGCATTGAAAGACCTGTTGAAACTGAAAGAGCAACTGGTGTCTGTTAACCTGGCAAATATGCCCGTAACCGATGATGACATGGGTATACTTGCTCAGTTTATAAACCTGCGTAAACTTAACCTCAATTTTAGTAAAATAAGCGGTAAACAACTCGATAAGCTTTCCACATTACAACATTTAAAAGAACTGTCGTTATCAGGTACTGCTGTTACATTGGAAGATCTGCAGCCCCTCGCATCTGTCAAAAGCCTGAGAAATGTATTTGCCTGGAATACTGCTATAACAGGGGCAAAGGCAAAGCAGGTAAAAACGACTTATACTTTACAAACAGGTTTTTTCAGCGATACGGTGGTAATGAAACTTACGCCACCGTCATTACAAAATGAAGTGCAGGTTATAACTGCTGCAACACCAATACAACTGAAACATTATATCAATGGTGTTACTATACGTTATACCCTTGACGGCAGTGAACCGGACAGCCTTAATTCTCCGGTATACGACAAAACATCTGTTGTAAATACAACCGCATTGGTAAAAGCAAAAGCTTATAAGCCCGGCTGGATAAGCAGTGACGTAATGCAGGCCTGGTTTTATAAGTCTGCTTATACGCCTGATTCTGTAACACTGTTTACACAGGGAGATGCTTTGTATAAAGGAGATGGTGGCAAAACCCTGGCAGACCATGTAAAAGGAGACCTGAACTTTAAAACCAATATGTGGCTGGGCTTTAACGGGAAGCCAATGGAAGCGATGCTGATCTTCAAACAACCTGTAAAAGCAAAGAGTGTTACAGTAAGCAGTTTGCTGGATGCAGGAGCTTACATTATGCCACCGCAGGCTATTGAAGTATGGGGTGGCAATGATCCCGGTAAACTTACACTGCTGGGTACGGTTATACCAAAGCAACCAACAAAAGGAGAACCGGGCGCACTTACAGGCTATAACTGCAGTTTTCCGGAGACAGAGTTGCAGTATGTGCGCGTAAAGGTTAAACCGTTGCCGGCATTACCCGCCTGGCACCCTGGCAAAGGAAGCAAGGCATGGTTCTTTACAGATGAAATATTTGTAAATTAA
- a CDS encoding twin-arginine translocation signal domain-containing protein, which translates to MQRRNFLKQSALAASALGISSTLHARKNEEIILGHHNKRYKLDTEWGKLDFSRYPVKDCHEMVQDSKGRILLLTNDTHNNVIIYDKKGKLITTWGKEYPGAHGLTLFNENGTEVLFICDNNRHQVIKTTLDGRVLMTLDYPKETGQYTKPEEYVPTETAIAANGDIYVADGYGKDFVIQYDSKGKYIRHFCGRGDTDAHVKNAHGVCIDTRDKNNPTLIVTSREQNAFKRYTTDGKYLNTIALPGAWVCRPVINGDHLYAAVLQSNAKQWKESGFITILDKDFKVVSNLAGTEPVYNNGALAEMQQSSPVFKYPHDVCIDDEQNIYVAQWNSGNVYPYKLKPVV; encoded by the coding sequence TTGCAACGCCGAAATTTTTTAAAACAGTCAGCACTCGCTGCGTCAGCACTTGGCATCAGCAGTACATTGCATGCACGCAAAAATGAAGAGATCATTCTTGGCCATCACAACAAACGTTATAAGCTGGATACCGAATGGGGTAAACTTGATTTTTCCCGCTACCCGGTAAAAGACTGTCATGAAATGGTGCAGGATAGCAAAGGCCGTATACTGTTGCTCACCAATGACACACACAACAATGTAATTATCTACGACAAAAAAGGCAAGCTCATTACCACGTGGGGCAAAGAATATCCCGGGGCACATGGGTTAACACTGTTCAACGAGAACGGCACCGAGGTCTTGTTTATATGCGACAACAACCGCCACCAGGTTATTAAAACAACGCTCGATGGCCGCGTACTCATGACACTCGATTATCCCAAAGAAACCGGCCAGTACACAAAGCCGGAAGAATATGTACCCACAGAAACAGCCATTGCCGCCAATGGCGATATTTATGTGGCCGATGGCTACGGCAAAGACTTCGTGATACAATACGACAGCAAAGGAAAATACATCCGCCATTTTTGCGGACGAGGAGATACAGATGCCCATGTAAAAAATGCCCATGGAGTTTGTATTGACACACGCGATAAAAACAATCCCACGCTTATCGTTACATCGAGAGAGCAAAACGCATTCAAGCGTTATACTACCGATGGCAAATACCTAAACACTATTGCATTGCCCGGCGCATGGGTTTGCAGACCAGTTATAAACGGAGATCATTTGTACGCAGCAGTACTGCAAAGCAATGCAAAGCAGTGGAAAGAATCAGGCTTTATAACTATACTAGACAAAGACTTTAAGGTTGTGTCTAATCTTGCAGGTACCGAACCGGTTTACAACAATGGTGCATTGGCAGAAATGCAGCAATCGAGCCCGGTATTCAAATACCCGCATGATGTATGTATAGATGATGAGCAAAACATTTACGTAGCGCAGTGGAACAGCGGCAACGTTTATCCATACAAGCTAAAGCCTGTAGTATAA
- a CDS encoding reprolysin-like metallopeptidase encodes MKKSMTTALALLAWSCFSVNAQTGKYWKKINEDQAGKTQEDPWQNKFKPSSYTLFSLDEQSLKQELNASVQSGKSTVTVTVPDAEGKLHDYSLKEISIMEPRLAAKYAQIKTYVGSGIDDAAAVIHFSITSSGISAVVTRTGKPTFYIDALNSETQLYAASARSQDDLVKKFSCSLDATIAGNPSTAKASKLTGNADDGTLRQYRLALCVNGEFSQSFLSGTEADTAAMKTKVMNALVTCLQKANAVYERDFGVRMIFANNEDTLIFLNPATDPWQPTTSTFWNTKTQKTIDNLVGKANYDIGHLLGKVPSEQYNDGNAYCIGCVCDNTQKGSGYTGYYDPSLTNYMVIDYWTHEMGHQFGANHTFTYSNEGSGANIEPGSGSTIMGYAGITGSTDVQQHSDDLFSIVSIAQNTTYIKSNAGGCAVKTNTGNTAPVANAGSDYVIPKSTPFVLTGTASDVNTGDNLAYVWEQVDIFQNGSNTIPKVKSATGPLFRTYNYTGSTKRYFPDMQYILDGSLGWKWERLSATQRELNFRFTVRDNHTGGGNNKSDDVLLIVDSASGPFAVTTQSGTKETWHGNETKTISWRVNNTDKSPVNCKKVNILLSTDGGVTFSTVLASNTTNDGNEDVIIPAISTQKARLKIEAADNIFFTVNNIDFAIETVLPVTWLSVNAQKTVNNAVVISWSIANEHNNKYYTIERSADNIHFTGIGEISALNKITAVQGYNFTDSRALPGVTYYRIKQTDADGKVSYSAVAKIISAFTGNTWSIQPNPARSATILFVNNNLSGVSISLYNAAGKQLMNKFYNNIAAGTQITVPVAQYAKGVYFIQLKSAEETKTEKLIVE; translated from the coding sequence ATGAAAAAGTCGATGACGACGGCTCTTGCGTTGCTTGCGTGGAGTTGCTTTTCAGTTAATGCACAAACAGGTAAATACTGGAAAAAGATCAATGAGGACCAGGCAGGCAAAACGCAGGAAGACCCCTGGCAAAATAAATTTAAACCCTCCTCTTATACACTTTTCAGCCTCGATGAGCAATCTTTGAAACAGGAGTTAAACGCTTCGGTTCAATCCGGCAAAAGTACTGTAACAGTTACTGTTCCGGATGCAGAAGGCAAACTCCATGATTACTCCCTGAAAGAAATTTCAATAATGGAGCCGCGGCTTGCAGCAAAATATGCGCAGATAAAAACTTATGTTGGTTCCGGTATAGATGATGCCGCTGCCGTAATTCATTTCAGTATTACCTCATCTGGTATCAGCGCAGTTGTTACCCGCACAGGCAAACCTACTTTTTATATAGATGCACTTAACAGCGAAACACAACTGTATGCTGCAAGCGCCAGAAGCCAGGACGATCTGGTAAAAAAATTTTCCTGCAGTCTTGATGCAACAATTGCCGGCAATCCATCTACTGCCAAAGCATCCAAACTTACCGGCAACGCAGATGATGGAACATTGAGGCAATACCGGCTGGCGCTGTGCGTAAACGGTGAATTTTCGCAATCATTCCTAAGCGGCACAGAAGCAGACACCGCTGCAATGAAAACCAAAGTGATGAATGCCCTGGTAACCTGTTTGCAGAAAGCTAATGCGGTGTATGAGCGCGATTTTGGTGTGAGAATGATTTTTGCCAACAACGAAGACACCCTTATTTTTCTTAACCCCGCAACAGACCCATGGCAGCCAACGACCTCTACCTTCTGGAATACCAAGACACAAAAAACCATTGACAACTTAGTTGGCAAAGCCAATTACGACATTGGTCATCTGCTTGGCAAAGTTCCTTCTGAGCAATACAATGATGGTAATGCTTATTGTATAGGCTGTGTTTGCGACAATACGCAAAAAGGCAGCGGCTATACAGGTTACTATGATCCTTCTCTCACCAATTACATGGTGATAGATTACTGGACACACGAGATGGGCCACCAGTTTGGTGCCAACCACACCTTTACTTACTCTAATGAAGGTTCAGGTGCCAATATAGAACCAGGCAGTGGTTCTACAATTATGGGCTATGCAGGCATTACAGGCTCTACAGATGTACAGCAGCACAGTGATGATCTTTTTTCAATAGTTAGTATTGCGCAGAATACTACTTACATTAAAAGTAACGCAGGTGGCTGCGCTGTAAAAACAAACACTGGCAATACAGCACCGGTTGCAAATGCGGGCAGTGATTATGTAATACCAAAATCTACTCCTTTTGTATTGACAGGAACAGCATCAGATGTTAATACCGGGGATAATTTAGCTTATGTATGGGAGCAGGTAGATATTTTTCAAAATGGTTCCAATACAATACCGAAAGTAAAGTCTGCCACAGGGCCACTTTTCAGAACCTATAATTATACGGGTAGTACAAAGAGATATTTTCCGGACATGCAATACATACTGGATGGCAGCCTTGGCTGGAAGTGGGAAAGACTATCTGCTACACAAAGAGAATTGAACTTCAGGTTTACCGTAAGAGATAACCATACAGGTGGCGGTAATAATAAGAGTGACGATGTTTTATTGATCGTTGATTCTGCATCAGGACCATTTGCCGTTACCACGCAGAGTGGCACAAAAGAAACGTGGCATGGTAATGAGACGAAGACCATAAGCTGGCGCGTAAACAATACCGATAAATCTCCTGTAAACTGCAAGAAAGTAAATATTCTTTTATCTACAGATGGCGGTGTAACCTTCTCCACTGTTCTCGCATCCAACACAACAAACGATGGCAATGAAGATGTAATTATTCCTGCAATAAGCACGCAAAAAGCGCGTTTAAAAATAGAAGCAGCAGACAACATATTCTTTACGGTTAACAATATCGATTTTGCCATTGAAACAGTTTTACCGGTAACCTGGCTTTCTGTAAATGCACAAAAAACGGTTAACAACGCGGTGGTTATAAGCTGGAGCATTGCCAATGAGCACAACAACAAGTATTACACCATAGAAAGAAGTGCTGATAACATACACTTTACCGGCATCGGTGAAATAAGTGCACTTAATAAAATTACGGCTGTACAGGGTTACAATTTCACTGATAGCAGGGCATTGCCCGGCGTAACCTATTACAGGATAAAACAAACCGATGCAGACGGAAAAGTGTCTTATTCTGCCGTTGCTAAAATTATATCCGCTTTTACAGGTAATACATGGAGTATACAACCCAACCCTGCCAGGTCCGCTACCATTTTATTTGTGAACAATAATCTGTCGGGTGTTTCTATAAGCCTGTACAATGCCGCAGGAAAACAATTAATGAATAAGTTTTATAACAATATTGCAGCCGGTACACAGATCACTGTTCCCGTGGCGCAGTATGCAAAAGGCGTTTATTTTATACAATTAAAGAGCGCAGAAGAAACAAAAACAGAAAAGCTCATCGTAGAATAA
- a CDS encoding Lrp/AsnC ligand binding domain-containing protein: protein MNHKLNLDKLDYQIIQEMMANAEISYADLGKKLFVSGGTIHVRIKKLEEVGIVKGTRLSVDLKALGYDVIAFIGIYLEKSSLYDTVAKDLRKIPEIVRLNYTTGNYSMFAEIVCKDIQQLRYVLHDELQKIKGIERTETFISLDESFARNVVVTGE, encoded by the coding sequence ATGAATCACAAACTAAATTTAGACAAGCTTGATTACCAGATTATCCAGGAAATGATGGCCAATGCAGAAATATCCTATGCAGACCTTGGTAAAAAACTGTTTGTATCAGGCGGTACAATTCATGTACGTATAAAAAAACTGGAAGAAGTTGGTATTGTAAAAGGCACACGGCTAAGCGTAGATCTTAAAGCACTGGGTTATGATGTAATTGCATTTATTGGCATCTACCTCGAAAAAAGTTCACTTTACGATACTGTTGCCAAAGATCTTAGAAAGATTCCTGAAATCGTGCGCCTGAACTATACTACCGGTAACTACAGCATGTTCGCCGAAATTGTATGTAAAGATATACAGCAACTACGTTATGTACTGCACGATGAACTGCAAAAAATAAAAGGCATTGAACGCACAGAAACGTTTATCTCGCTCGATGAAAGTTTTGCAAGAAACGTTGTAGTTACAGGAGAATAA
- a CDS encoding fibrobacter succinogenes major paralogous domain-containing protein produces MKTIFKAGIALSAILLVASCRKESIKEKTSLQSANQNELAVNTNQVKIGTQIWMKKDLTVSNYRNGDRIPQVKDPAKWASLTTGAWCWYNNDPRYGKLYNWYAVADPRGLAPEGWHVPGDAEWTALTVYLGGFEIAGGKMKETGTTHWLAPNAAATNSSGFTALPGGSRYYLGQFFDAGGYGYWWSSTQADSNAAFYRYLTYFYGAISGTTDYKTNGFSVRCIKD; encoded by the coding sequence ATGAAAACAATATTTAAAGCGGGTATTGCTTTATCAGCCATCCTGCTGGTTGCTTCGTGCCGTAAGGAAAGCATAAAAGAAAAAACATCTTTGCAAAGCGCAAATCAAAACGAACTTGCTGTAAATACAAACCAGGTAAAAATAGGCACGCAAATATGGATGAAAAAAGACCTCACCGTAAGTAATTACAGAAATGGAGACCGTATACCACAGGTAAAAGACCCAGCCAAGTGGGCCAGTCTTACCACGGGTGCATGGTGCTGGTATAACAACGACCCGCGCTATGGAAAACTGTACAACTGGTATGCAGTAGCCGACCCCCGTGGCCTGGCACCTGAAGGTTGGCACGTACCAGGTGATGCAGAGTGGACGGCGTTAACCGTTTATCTCGGCGGTTTCGAAATAGCCGGTGGCAAAATGAAGGAAACCGGTACAACACACTGGCTTGCACCAAACGCTGCTGCAACGAACAGCAGCGGATTTACCGCATTGCCCGGGGGTTCCAGATATTATCTCGGCCAGTTTTTTGATGCCGGCGGTTATGGTTATTGGTGGAGTTCAACACAAGCAGACAGCAACGCTGCCTTCTACAGGTACCTCACTTATTTCTACGGTGCCATCTCAGGCACTACAGATTACAAAACAAATGGTTTTTCTGTGCGGTGCATAAAAGACTAA
- a CDS encoding DUF3078 domain-containing protein yields MNKALFLFTLANLIFFGSKAQDETIKNLQAESGKSIKKDPNDTLQKTWKTGGTFSFSLAQGSLSNWAAGGDEFSLSANTFINGYAFYKKDKHSWDNNLDFYLGYVKTTSLGTRKVDDRIDILSKYGYALNSKLNLSLLGNLRTQFFKGYTYPDSDTKVYSSNIFAPAYVLLSPGLDYKPVKNLSIFFSPATARWVIVRDTALSTLFGLEAGKKARFEFGAYASINYAANLGKVVTYKGRLDLFSNYRQNPGNIDLYMTNQFAAKLSKVLSATYSLALIYDDDVRQFGPNKNAPRLQLQSLFGVGLLVKL; encoded by the coding sequence ATGAACAAAGCACTATTCCTCTTCACACTGGCTAACCTCATTTTTTTTGGCTCTAAAGCACAGGACGAAACCATTAAAAACCTGCAGGCAGAAAGTGGGAAGTCCATCAAAAAAGACCCGAACGACACATTACAGAAAACCTGGAAAACAGGCGGTACCTTCAGCTTTAGCCTGGCACAGGGCTCTCTCAGTAACTGGGCAGCCGGTGGAGATGAATTCTCTCTGTCTGCCAATACCTTTATCAATGGCTATGCTTTTTACAAAAAAGACAAACATAGCTGGGATAATAACCTCGATTTTTATCTCGGTTATGTAAAAACCACCAGTCTCGGTACACGTAAAGTAGATGACCGTATAGACATCCTGTCCAAATATGGTTATGCACTCAATTCCAAACTCAACCTTAGCTTGCTTGGCAATTTAAGAACGCAATTTTTCAAAGGCTACACTTATCCGGATTCAGATACAAAAGTGTATTCTTCCAATATTTTCGCGCCGGCGTATGTATTGCTCAGCCCCGGCCTTGATTATAAGCCTGTAAAAAATCTGTCCATCTTTTTTTCACCTGCTACAGCAAGGTGGGTCATTGTAAGAGACACCGCACTGTCAACTTTATTTGGTTTAGAAGCCGGTAAAAAAGCAAGGTTCGAGTTTGGCGCGTATGCTTCCATTAACTACGCGGCCAACCTTGGCAAAGTAGTAACATATAAAGGAAGGCTGGACCTCTTCTCTAATTACAGGCAAAACCCTGGCAATATAGACCTGTACATGACCAACCAGTTTGCTGCAAAACTTTCGAAAGTATTGTCTGCCACGTACAGCCTGGCACTTATTTACGATGATGATGTAAGGCAGTTTGGCCCTAATAAAAACGCACCGCGCCTGCAGTTACAATCGCTCTTTGGTGTAGGCCTGCTGGTTAAATTATAA